TTTTTTGCAGGAATATGGCTAGAGCAATATATCGTAGGTTgttgattcttaattaaaacttttgattcttaatttttctccatgaaattTATCATCTTCTTATCTTTTTGTCTTCTTCTTATTGttactctatatttttactttgtcactatttttttttttaattgaatcttcCCCTTCATCTTAACAGCCAATAGAATgccaccacatttcttcaacgattttactttcaattcctccaaatttggaggatcattagataacaaatattcatttttcactaattcttgctaaAAAATGTTCCAGAAAAAAAATATCtccattttatgttttttttttttgttatatcttacatacttttccaaatatACTTAACAATCAATTGATatgtgaattaaattaaataaaaatatattttacaaatttttacatataaatatcgcacttaatgtagacaaaatcaTGTTATTTACATAATCGACAACCCTATAACATAATTTAACAGTCACCAATCTTTTAATAGTTGGAAGTGGTtatcgaagttgattatcgaagataaTTTTCACTGAAGTTTGTAGTCGAAGACAGCTACCGGAGCTTGAAGTTGGTTGTTGAAGTTTTCATCGAAGGAGATTGTCAAAGCCCAAAGTTGATTGTCGGAGTTGCTCACTCGAAGGTGGTCAtcaaagttgatcatcaaaggtgattttcatcAAAGTTTGTAGTAGGATGTAGTTGTCGaagttggtcatcgaagtttGTTGTCAGAGGTGGTCGTCGGAGCCTAAAATTGGTCATCAAAGTTGTTCGTGGAAGGTGATCTTCGGAGTTAAGTTACCAGAGTTATCGttagaggtggttgtcagagcttGAAATTGGTTGTCATAATTGGTTGTGCAAAGGTGGTCGTCAGTGTTGGTCGCCGGagttgtcatcgaaggtggttgttggaaCCCGAAGTTAGTTCTCGGAGTGTGACAGCAATAGTCATCGTAAATGGCCATaggtggagccattgaaaatattgaaagaaGAGTGAGTTGGGGTGACTTGGTAAATATACCaattcaactccaccaacatttaaagttggtgggtcaaacattgagttgatatattatattaactCAATTCATATTGGTGAGCCAAACGCCCTCTTAAATTTAAAGTCCAATTTGATTGAATTAAAAGTCTaagattaaataacaaaaaaaaaaaaaaaaaaaaaaaaaaaaaaaccactaaCACTATTTTTTCCATgatcatatatataatagataAACATGTGTTTTTTAATCCTATTTCGAGAATATCAAAGTTTGAATTTTCCATACTCCTCTCCTTTATATCAcgttgatatatttttaaaaatagattggGTTCACAAAAATTAATGTAGAGTTCATTTGTGAATATAATATAGTATGGTACAACTGCCATATTAGAAATTAGGAGTGTTCAAAAATCTCCATGAttcgaaaaaatcgatcaatccaacccaacccgtaCGActtaggttgggttggattcaaataaatgaaaattttatgggttaggttggttcatgggttcacccaatataacccgaaccaacccgaatttattattaactttaaaatatatttttttattatttataacacaattattgatacatatattgattttaattttatttaattccaatatttttttaataatttattcttcaacaactcttaaaaatagtttttttgtattataaaaaaaatcactataaattaaattgagttaataatcttaattcaatatattaaaataattaaattatatttttacatattaacattttgcttctttttagaacaaaattttaaataaaaatgacgaaccaacccaatccaacctaaATATTTCTAGGTTGGGttaggttcattttttaataaggattatttGGGTTGTAAAAATTTATCATCCGAATAATTGAGTTGGGtttaaaaaatctttcaacCGAACCTATGAACACTCCTACTAGAATTTTTTTCAACCATCATTGtactaaaaggaaaattaagaaGGTGTACTTTTGCCCTatgtttgaaaatataaagagaTGAAGGTGTAATTTGCAAATATAAGTTTTCTTACAAAACAAGCAAAAGCGTTGGACTTTACGACGTATGTTTCCCGCAATAAAATCATGGTCAAAGGAAAAATTAGAAGTCAACATGATCTGGATTATCTACGTAGTGTGCAGCATAATACGCTACACCTCACCGCACCCAATCACTCACATTTACGTTTCGGAGATCACTTCATCGNNNNNNNNNNNNNNNNNNNNAAAAGTCTCCGGCGAAGCAAAACAGTCCATTTTTTATCTCGAAACTCCGATCACCGTCTCCGCCCATGAGTACTCCAGCAGTTCCGGGGGTACGCTCtgttacaattttttgttttaatctcTTCTTAATTGGTGGTGTATCAGTCGCATTCAGATCTCGTACTTCATTTCTTCTATCTTCGAATGTGTATGCCAGATCTtgtcattttctcgaaattcagcGACGTTTCGAttgatgtttttgttttttttgttgtcTTTGGACAGGGCTCTGGTTTGGTTACTGGATTCACCAAGCTATGCAAGGGCTTAGCCGTTGTGCTAATTGGCGGGCATATCTTGGTTCAGGTTTTTCCTGCGGTTGTTAACTATCTTGCTCTTATTCCAGCCAGGTATCTTGTTGGGAGAatttagtttttggattagCAATAGTGAAAATTGTGCGAAGATAATGTAGTTTCATGGATGCATCTACGCGATGCGTACGTTCTTGAAGTAATGCCAGTAGGTTTTCGGTTAGAAGTGTATTTGTTTTATCGAGTTGAAATTTAGTTAGGAAAGAATCTAGAATCTTATGATCACTGATGAATGAATTACTGTGTAAGATAGGATTTCAGGCGGGGCGGAAGGTATTTGTTACAAGTTTTGAATGTTACATACTTTATTCACAGGCTTGTCTTGTGGGATTGATGGAAGTTAGGCAATACTTAAGTTTCCATGCTTGGAAATGCGGTCATCATTGTAAATTGCAATGATTTTGTCAATTCCACTACTTAATTTATTGGCCAAACCATCCAAGTACCGTTCCGCCCTTCTTCAGAACAAAATATGTTGATAGGAAGTAGCAACAGACCTTTTGAGAGGCTACAAAATCTACTGCTTTAGGATGCCAATGTTTGCGTTGCAGAGGCCTGAGTGAACTATTTTGATATCTAGAActcttttacatttttttttatagtgaaGAATCCAAAGATGGTATTACCTCCATGTAACCACATGTTTTCACTATTAACCAATCTGAATTATGGACACTACCAATTAATTAGAAGAAGCACCCCCTACTTGAGTGTGAAATGTGAACCCCTTATCATTGTGAATTGGCTTAATCTCCTGATAGGAAAAAAGATTCTtataagatttgaaatataGAGAAAGATGTCCTCaatagaaaaaggaaattaCAGAAAAAATCATGTCATCTAGAGTACAAATATGCAAAAATAAGTCCAAAATTTGAATGGTCACACTTGTGGACCAGCAAGAGGTAGAATATAAATATCTTTTCTCTGAAAACTTCTCCATATGAATACTTTTGTTAGAAAATAAGTCTTCCTTTCCAACCAAACTACTCTCAACGAAGAGCTGAAACTGCATATGCCcaatatgacctcaatctttTACTGGTCATCTTTTGAAATCATTCTAATTATTAGAGTATGCACATCTCTTAGGGAAGCctaacaaatatttaatttagaagCAAAATAATTCTGAATTTGctacaaaaatcaaaatggagaaaaaatatCACTTACCAAAGAAGCGAAGAACCATTAGTTTAGGCAAGACATGATGACTGATGTGATAATATAGTTAATGAAACCTCAATCAACTGCAAATCATGAGTTCTTGTCTACAGTGGACATGCATTTAAGCACTTAGTACATTAGTTGAGATACTTGCCTATTCAGCTACAATGCAGTAAATACTAAATATGAATGCATTCCACGTTAGGTAACCTTCCTCAAGAGGAGACTTAATTGGGCATGAAAAATTTGTCTTTCTTTCTCATTGACTGTTCATCAAAATACCAAAATTGTCATTATCATTCAGTATCCTATCAACGCTCTCCACCTCTCACTTTCTTGTATATAGATTTATCGAGGTAAGTCCATATTGACTCCAACTCTTATCTataacaataaaattattaatcatAATGTAGAAATTTGTGCCTAgcttaatttattaattaattttatttgtatgATGTGAGAATATTTCCTCTGTAATATAGGAATTGATTAAGTTCAGAGATGGCATTAGTATTTGACCAACTTTTaagttgttcaattttaatGTGAAGTGTGTAAACTATAAACGATTGTTGGGTCATTCATTcctttgaacttttattttgCAGGACAATTCCTTTTGCCTGGAATCTCTTAACTGCTGGTTATATTGAACAGTCAGTATATGGGGTATGCACCCACATTGTAGTGCACTATTTTTTGTTCCATTCACAGAATAACAATTTGAATTCACCTCACCATTTTAGTCAGTCTCCACTTGAAGTTAGACTCATTGAGAGCAATATATTGCAGGTTGTTGTCAGCACAGTTGGCCTCCTTTTTGTTGGAAAGTTGCTTGAACCCATATGGGGCTCTAGAGAATTTCTGAAATTCATCTTTGTAGTCAATTTTCTAACCTCTTTATGTGTCTTTATCACAGCAATTGCCCTGTACTATATTACACAGGAGGAAAGTTATCTGTAAGTGCTACCGAGTCCTCGTGCATCAGGGGCACcttttaggcatacttgagtaCATGTCTTTAGCTGATTGAGCATTCTGCTGATTTCATCACTCAAAACTGTTTTGATCCATTTAGATTTTCACTCAAGTAAATTTTGTCTGATTCATTTCCATCTTTGTATTTTACAGTTTATCAACTCCTCTTTAAACACGTTTCCCGCTCTGCCCCCAGGCTTTCCAGACATCTTATTTACATCTTTTCGTTGTCTCAGTTATTTGCCTGTATCTGGTTTCTATGGGATTCTAGCTGGGTTCTTGGTTGGGATCAAACAAATGATACCTGATCAAGAGTTGCCAGTATTGAAACTAAGAGCTAAGGTATGAAAAGTGTAGATAGATATATCCTAATTTCGAATAATTTTTATCAGAGTTTTATTTGAACCCTCTTCTGGCCTTGGCTTGCAATTTCATGCAGTGGTTGCCATCTCTTGCTGTATTGGTATCCGTTGCTGTAAGCTTTTGGACAACAGGAGCAGCAACATATCTTCCAACAATAATATTTGGGACATACGTCAGCTGGATTTATCTGAGATACTGGCAGAGGAAACCTGAAGCAAAACTTAAAGGCGATCCAAGTGATGATTTTGCATTCTCTACATTCTTCCCTGAACTTTTACGGTATACTGTTTGAacccttttctatttttaagcATCTCTTTCCCATGTTTCGGGAATTCTGTGCTCTCTCCCCATAGTCCATAGTGTACTTTTAAGTCTTGATGGTTCTGTGCAGGCCAGTCATTGATCCAGTTGCATCAATATTTTATCGTCTGCTTTGTGGAAGATCTGAATCCCCTAACAATGCTGAGGACTATACTGCTGGAAGCGCCCCACTGCCCGGTTCGGATCCTATTGAGGCATCTAGAAGAAGGTAATATTTGTTATTGCTTCTCTCCTGACTCTTGAGCTTGATCATACTAAGTGTTTTCCACTTTTAGCTTGTTCTATAGTTTACAGAAGGAACTGATTTAAGTagctatttttgttttaaatggcTTGTGGTAGACAGGACAGCGCGAGAAATTACAACTAgttctatattttaaattttcttttggggCCAAATTAGgagttctaaatttttttattgtctAGAAATTAGGtgccaaatttaaaattaaaaatttttatgtataaatttcaaattcaaattttgaattctcCTCACCTCACTACACGCATCTACCTTCGTGGTGATGTTTCCCTCTTTATTTGCATCTTTTCATCGTCTATGTGCTTTGTCTGCACTAGATGTCCCCTATTATCCACCCACCTTGATGAACATGAACATTGTTGTCAGCACTTTTTCGAAAAGAAAACCATACAGAGGGTGGCGACAGGGTGTCAGCCCACAGGGAAAGCTAGAgtattttaaaaccaaaatcaaaaggGGAAGGTAATTTTGAACGGGCCCGATATTAAGTGCTCAAAGGGAGGGTTGGTTGAACACTGGTCAATACAATTGTTTGCAAACAAACCATCACGGGTTGTCTTAGTGGTAAATAGGGAGCATGACTTTGATAATGGGTTAAGAGATCATGAGTTCAACCCACAGTAGCTGCCTACTTAAGATTTAACATCCTACGAGTCTCTTTGGCACTCAAATGTTGCAGGGTTAAGCGGATTGTCTCGTGAGATTAGTCGAGGTCCACATAAACTAATCCAGATACTCAGACATAATAGAGAAAAAACAATTGTTTGCAAAAAAATCAGAACTTTTAAAGGGGATTTTGATTGGAAGCTACAAAAGCAAAATATAAGAAGTTTCTGTGAGTTTTCCATTTGTTGGAAGTGGAACTGGTTAGCAACTTGCTCGTCACTAGCTATAGCAATGGTAAAGAATGATATGAACATAAAGGAAATGTGTGTATCCAAAAATGTAAAGGACTTAGTGGAGAGAAGaaaatactcataaaatttgaacatttctacTCGTTTCAGAGAAAGGGGAGCTAGAGCTTTGGAAGAAAGATTGGCAGCTGAGAGATTGGCTGCATCCAGAAGTGCTCAAGAGTCAGGAAGAGATGCAACAGAGAATGTCTgattgattattatatttggtTATCTGATAGGGTCTATGTTTGTTGATTAACTATGAAGAGGtcctcttttctttattctGAGATGCAATTTTGTTTTGCACATTCCTTTTGTGGTCCTTGAGTTACAAAAAACTGTTGCTTCGTTTGTGCTTTTTTGCAGCATTGGGGATTTATCTGTATACAGCACGAGATATATAAGAGTAGAATTTCATCGGAAGTTTCTTCCattgtgattttgaaattgttaaaattatgCTTGTCACTTGCAAAATCACTCGAAATGtgtttataatagtttgtaATTGATTTTGACTATGAAAATCACGTTTAAAAGTgaaaaatcaaacatttaattGGTTTTAAATTATGACATGCATGATTTGAAGTGGttttaaccatttaaaaaaaaatcactcttATATACGTCTTGATACCTTATAACACTTTTTCACCTCGtgtgaattttaatttgaatctttttGTTAGGAATCTGACCAAAATGCTAGCAAAGGCAATCTATCATGTAAGTGTGTATTAGACGCATTTTCTTCCATCATAATGATCTAATTAGCAAAGTCTTTGTACTATCAATTTTATAGTTAGAGATTTGACTTTTTCACCTCatatattgtttaaaaaaacaaaaattgataattagtaaAGTAGATTAACAAACTTTACACAGGTCAGTATTGACTGTTGAGTAATTTTCAAAGTCAGATCCAGAAGGCAAAAAAGAAAGCAATGGTAATACATTAGGATAAAAAGTAGAGACTTTCATCATGGACATTAAAGTGGCCTAAGATTACTGTGCATAAAAAGAAAGCCTTGAAAATACCTATTACCTTTCGCTAGAAtcgaaaaaaaaacaacttaattTTCTTAACTTTAAGTTACTAAAGAAAAGAGCAAAGATCGATAGAATAGAAGGAAGATGGGATTCCTATAGTGTTAGTAAAACTCCTTCCTGTCCTCCAACCATCTCCTCCTGCAAGAACAAAGGTTTAGAAagaataaattgaaataaaattgaaaccTTCCAAGAATGCGATAGTTTGCTTACATCTTGTAGTCCCATCTAGGCTGAATTTTGGTCATTCGATTCTCACCATAGGCATAATCGGCTCGAGCTCGTTTGGTGTTTCGGAATGCACAACATCCGATTGAGTAAATGGCAATGAGAAAAATGAGCATGACAACGTTGAGAACAGAGAGCTTGTGCCAATCCTTTCTTACAGTCTCAAGCACAGCTGCTTTGCAAGAATCACAATCGTAGCATAACATGTTGGGTGCCCCGTTCCACCGGTAGCAATCAGGGTCTTGGCCATTCTCGTTGCATGAATCTGGTGGCTTGCAGCACCCCGACTACAACCAAAATTTACTTTGTTAAGTCTGTGTTTaataagtttttgaattttcaattttttgtctgATAGATTTCGgacttattcaaattttttaaaatttacaagtGTATTGAAAATTCAAGGACATATTAAACACAAAAATCCAATTTTACATCTCATTAGTTTGTTAactttattattactttttaatatttcaagCAAATATTAGACACAACGTTCAATTTTAAGTCATATGGGTAGGTTGATTTTATCATGTCATGCCTAGTAGATATAGAATTTGAAAGCTAAAaccccgtttggtaatcatttctttttttttttttttttttagtttttgaaaattaagtttatttcttaTCCAATTCTTagaatgatttgcatctttttgaAGTACAACGGtgaaattcttagccaaattccaaaaaccaaaacaaactatttaaagctactttttttttttttttcaaaatttggcttggttttttaaataatgGTAAAAAATTAGATGATAAAAGAAGAGATTTGAAGATGAAAAAGGTGTCttttaagcttaattttcaaaattttaaaacaaaaaaccaacgCCCCATTTGTAACcctttcgttttttgttttttgttttcgaaaattaaacttatttcctccacatttcttacaatgattttcatcttttttaaatataataattgaattcctagctaacttttaaaaacaaaaacaagtttttaaaatctattttttttagtcttcaaattttgacttgattttttaaactattggtaaaaaatagataaaaaaaaaaaaaacgaaatttggatgtggaagtagtgtctataggtttgattttcaaaaataaaaacaaagaaatcaaatggttaccaaactgTCTCCAAATGATTATTAAACGGAACCCAAAAGgtaccattttaaaatttggaaagttattaaatacaaaagtttatgtaatattttttaaagtgcATAGACTCATTAGACATGAACCTTAAAAATTAGACTAAACTATAACATTAGGTGGGTCTTTAGGAGACAAGTAGGAGCTAATCACCAtttacttttttcttcttcgttGTGTTTGAACTTTGAATTAATCTTCTTTTAGAAGATAAATCATCATTATAGCCTGAACTAGTCTTCGCTTAGAAGAATCAAATCAGGGATCAACCTGAAACTTAAGGCAGtagattttgataaatttaattcttattattattagtatgaTAGGGATTGAGAAATTCAAACTACCGATCTCTTTATCACTTTTCATTTTTGGACTTAAAAGTTTATCGATTAaaaatattgaagaaaaaaatgatattacACCATACAAACACAAGAGCTAACACCTCGTATCAATCGTCGATGAACCTTAAAAGTTTAAGTTGATGAATTacgataaatttaattatattaatacttttatattttttttttgctcaatctcatatatatatataggttcaATTAGGAGTAtacatgagttgagttggagattttttttttaacttaatccaaaattttggtTTAGTTGAATTGACTATCTAAATGACTAGAATACGGTCTCCAActcaacccttaaaattcgggttggattgtcagattatttatttcttttcttttcttttttattatattttttattaatttaaaataattaatttttttactaacacatattaataattaaaatttcataaaattcaaatgttaaatatcaaaatccaagatatctattacaaatttcaaacaaacatcttaaaaataaaaatgagttataatatatatatagatagatagatagatagatatgtagaaattggcttaactcaaatttttaaaagtgtaatCCGGACCCAACTCAAACCCGAAATTAAACTAATCCAACTCAACCCTTCGAGTTGTCGGGTCATTTGAACATCCCTAGTTCAATTACAAATTTGGATTTCTTTATTTGGAAAAAGTTAAAGTTTAGTccctatgatttgataaaatctcatGTGGATTCTATGATTTGATAAACCTCTCCTAAATAGTCTCCGTAGCtgaaattatttacacaaattTTCTCAAACCATAGACTAGATTTTAACTGTTAAAATCACAAAGCTTACCTTCTTCAAACCATAGGAAccaaattagaatttaatcaaaattaaatttaaagagagagagagaggtacCTGAATGGGAGTGATATCTCTGTGCAAATAATTAAGAGGAGACCATGAATTAGAAACCTGATTACAAGTATTAGACCCCAAAATGCAGCTTCTAATAGTAACCCAATACTGAGGATTATTAACTCTATTCCTCAACCACACCGAATAATCTCCGACTCCATGCTCGCCGCTACGGCCACCGCTAGCCACGACGATCCCAAAAACGGTGAGACCCAAAAGAGTAGCAATGAGCAGCAACATGACGAACAAATAGAGCCATAGAGCCCAAGCTACATCGAAACAGGCCCCAACGAACCCAGCCAGTGAAATCAAGAGAACCAAAAAGCCAACCACAAGCAGCGGCCGCTGCAGAAAGGCCTCGCAAGTGGTGCTGTTCCGAGCCATCCATAGGGCTCCGCCGATGATTGGGATTGACCCTAATAGAGTTAACAAATTCAGTAACCCAATCACTGAGTTGCTCAATTTGTTCATTTTGGGGGGAGGTTCGAATAATTCTAATTCTTCTTTGCTTTTCGGTTTTGTGGGAGTttaaaatggagagaaaattttGGGGTTTTTCCTTTTGGTTTCTCTCAACTCTTTTAAGTTTGCCTTCAAATTTACATATACACTTTATATATACTTTGTTATCATGGGTAATACCTTTTCTGCATTACTCTCTCCTCATCATTTTATAGTATTACATTTCTATATGTTGATATCTCCGtatttttacattttcataGATTCGATATTAGGAGTGAATCGATATTCGTAAAAATacgaaaaataaaagataatcaacaaaatgtcactaatgtaaatataatatacataatatacatttcaatttattttttgaatttttaatgattttttctagaaatatcatcgatattgacattttattgatatattcattgatatttccataaaattaatatCGTGATATTTTCATCAACATTGATATTTTAAACGTTGCATCATTGAtgttaaaaatgaattaaaatatttttaaaaataaataagaacaattTATCACTTGACAAATTATGATGAAATAATTTGGTGTGGTGCAAAAAATAGGTAGGTTCTAAAAtctagataattttttttttggtttattaTATACATGTGAGTTAGGCTTGTTTTAGCCTTGTTTAGGAAGTTCTTTTCACTTTTgtgtttgataatttttttttcagcaTAACTTAATaggtttttttatatataatgttgaTTTTGAGATTGGGTATACAAATTTTCTTACCTATTGtttatttttgggaaaaaataccttttgtggtatttctattaattacctatgtttcaaaatgatatatttttaacTCTTAAGTTtcgagtttgatttcaatttaatccctaaattttaaaatgatacaaatttaagttttgttttaatttgattcatatatatcaagatttacactttatttatgcattttcactaaatactctttatttttttagttcaatgaCAAATGGATTGaaagatttgaatttttgaatttttggtgACACgtgatttaatttatatgttaaacgtaaaattaactttttctaTAATGAGAATATAAGGGCCTAATTGGTAGATAGtttgaagaaagaaatttgaaagcaattgatttattaaaaacaaagttgtatttcaCGTTTTTAGTTATGTATTTAGTAACAGATTCAAAAATTCAATTCTAAGTTCAACAATTATTTACATCTATTTAatactatatatttataaatcataaaactagttgAAGTTACTCATTAATATTTAGTTGAAaagaaattattattgatttatttatcaatatgattcaagtttaaaaatttatgtaattattattatgtaGTATTATATAATTCATAAAACATTGCATggtatatattataattttttaaaaatgaattgagtttataatatgacatattatatttttaaatattt
This DNA window, taken from Benincasa hispida cultivar B227 chromosome 6, ASM972705v1, whole genome shotgun sequence, encodes the following:
- the LOC120080058 gene encoding tetraspanin-6-like codes for the protein MNKLSNSVIGLLNLLTLLGSIPIIGGALWMARNSTTCEAFLQRPLLVVGFLVLLISLAGFVGACFDVAWALWLYLFVMLLLIATLLGLTVFGIVVASGGRSGEHGVGDYSVWLRNRVNNPQYWVTIRSCILGSNTCNQVSNSWSPLNYLHRDITPIQSGCCKPPDSCNENGQDPDCYRWNGAPNMLCYDCDSCKAAVLETVRKDWHKLSVLNVVMLIFLIAIYSIGCCAFRNTKRARADYAYGENRMTKIQPRWDYKMRRWLEDRKEFY
- the LOC120080057 gene encoding rhomboid-like protein 19 isoform X2 translates to MKNLSFFLIDCSSKYQNCHYHSVSYQRSPPLTFLYIDLSRTIPFAWNLLTAGYIEQSVYGVVVSTVGLLFVGKLLEPIWGSREFLKFIFVVNFLTSLCVFITAIALYYITQEESYLYLPVSGFYGILAGFLVGIKQMIPDQELPVLKLRAKWLPSLAVLVSVAVSFWTTGAATYLPTIIFGTYVSWIYLRYWQRKPEAKLKGDPSDDFAFSTFFPELLRPVIDPVASIFYRLLCGRSESPNNAEDYTAGSAPLPGSDPIEASRRRERGARALEERLAAERLAASRSAQESGRDATENV
- the LOC120080057 gene encoding rhomboid-like protein 19 isoform X1, with product MSTPAVPGGSGLVTGFTKLCKGLAVVLIGGHILVQVFPAVVNYLALIPARTIPFAWNLLTAGYIEQSVYGVVVSTVGLLFVGKLLEPIWGSREFLKFIFVVNFLTSLCVFITAIALYYITQEESYLYLPVSGFYGILAGFLVGIKQMIPDQELPVLKLRAKWLPSLAVLVSVAVSFWTTGAATYLPTIIFGTYVSWIYLRYWQRKPEAKLKGDPSDDFAFSTFFPELLRPVIDPVASIFYRLLCGRSESPNNAEDYTAGSAPLPGSDPIEASRRRERGARALEERLAAERLAASRSAQESGRDATENV